TGCAGGCTGCAGCTGGCGTCGTGCTTGTTAAGCCTCATTGGCTGCATCAAGGCAGAACTCATTCCAACGCTTCAGATAATTGATGGACTGGACTATTAATATAACCAAACACTGCACCCTACATAACTGTTTCCATAATTTAACACTTATactgtaaacaacaacatcatGTAGCCATGTTGACTTGAATGTGAGTCACAGGAAGTTGTAATTGTGCAGCTGATGCCCTGCTGATGGAATAGTGAGTGTCTCAGTTTAGTCAGACACTTATTTAACTGGACTGATCATTTACAGCCTGTGGCTGTGCAGAAATAGGCTCTGCAAGAAGTCAGAGGaagctgtaaaaacacacacgtaAACATTTGATGACAGATGCATAAAACTGATCTATAGCTTAGTTTACACAGTCTCATTTTATGATTGTATAATGactgtgtgttgtttttctatttttttttttcaaaacctcAATGAGGAAAGTAGGAGCAGCTGATGAATGGAAACATGACATATATTGTAAGGCAATACAGCATTTTGTGCAAAAAGTTGAAACCACacattgtttatgttttgctaTAAGTAGCCAGAGTTTCTAGTAAAGAAATTGTTTTGAGCCACAGTTCTCCAGGCTTTTTGgtaggttttcatttttttattgaattttgaATGCTCCTCTTCCCACATTTTAGGTCTGATTTATGAGCTAAAAGAACTGGCATGGTTTGGCATCATTtcttcacaaaataaacaaaaattgtcTGGCCTTGAAAAGTACAGGCTATAAACAGgtaaactgaacaaataaaacaaaaaaatggaagcagaatTCATGTCGTGTAGGCcaatttctctgctttttgacaaataattttGTGCTGCAAAAGAACTATTTCAGAATGTTTGAacaaagtttgaaaacaaaaaaaaagattgctaAGTTGCTGTTATGTGTAGAGTTGGCTCATCCCTTGCGTTATGTGACTTTGTAATGATTTTTAGGTCAGTATAAGATAGCTTAAGCAAATCCTACTATTGGACAAGActgaaaatgagttaaaaatcAGCCTATGTCTAAGAAATAACTTCTTATATGATTCCCActacaagttacaaaaataaatgtgaattatGGTACTCCTAACCTATCTTATTTTGCTGaatttgctgtgtgtgtttaaatctcCTTGACTTTTAGTAATAATATAGTCATGGTTTTAATATTCTGAGCCTGCTAATCTTTCCTTTAGTGTGTGTTGGATATATAttagatggggggggggggacccagagtgcagactcatctttaaatggaaagtaatttattaaaataaaagagaacaaaaacaaaaagctgacgaggcagcaatacaaaacaaactaaatacaaggAACTGAGCCAAGAGCACGACAACTATGACCAGacaagacaaacacaacaaaatgaaccagcgagtaagaGGAGGAgttgaccgggttttaaagacaggataattatgggaagttgGCACAGGTGAGCGAATACAACtgtgggcaggtggagatgggtgtggcaggtaaacgactaaataataaaataaaagaaacaataaacccaaaagaaactcaaaaaaccaaccaaacaaaaccccaaatcctgacagttttgtctgtttgtgttgcctATCAGAGTGTAGCATAGTCAAATGTTCTCTTGATGTTTGGCTAATActtaaaagctgaaagtttcACCCTtaattttctgttctttaaaatccgttgtttaaagttttatgcaaACTTTAAACAATCTGCTCTAGAAAACTGAGAAATTGTTGCAGAAAAGCTGCACGGCAGTTATTTTAGCAGTGGGGCtacgaaagaaaaaaaatcctcatcaGAACCTGCTGATTACAAAACAAGAATACACACAAAAGCCTTCCTATAGCATGAATATATCCTGTTGAGAGCCTAAATTTGTCTCACTCTAACAGGATGTAAACATCACTTACTTCACAGCCAGGCTGTGGGTAGATCTGAAATAATATTACTAAGCACAAACTCAAAATAAGCACACGCTGtatggaagaggaaaaaaagaacaatggaAAGTATGTACTGGAAACACACAACTGGTAAGACAAGAGGATATTACTTTCCTAAAGACTATATAATACATAAACAATGATAAATAGAAAACACTGAGCCCTGGTCCTTAAAACACAAAGGCACTGTTGGACTATGCAAAACTTGATTTGCAAAAgcttgcataaaaaaacaacattttaaataaactacagcACTTGTTTTGATGAATGCctacaggtttttaaaaaataaatcatattaccaagcagaaaaatgagttttagctTAGACTTTTTGCATATCTTAATGCCAACATATGTGACACAAGTTagcatttgtaaaaaataaatcggATGTATCTTCACATGGCAGCAGTTAAATTCATTTAGGCATTTAGATGTGGTGAAGACGACTTGTTTAAGTTCAAAATGAGCATCAGAGCTATGaatgtggcatggttgttggtgtcAGATGGGCTTGAAACTGCTGAGCTACTGGAACCATCtgtagggtttacagagaatggtctgaaaatggaaagttgtgcagaaaaatgtctTGTTGATGTAAGAGGAGAACAAGCAGACTGGttagaaatgacagaaaggcaacatCAGGTATGCAaaactcattttctttaaaaacaaagtgtttattaATCCTTACTGGATAAACCTGTTCTTTTTGTGTCTACACACATGCCAAGAATGCTTGAATTGTATCATGATGAACTAACAGTGTTTGGAGTAATAAACAGGCAGAAGAAGATGTTCACATGCTCAATATTTCGAATCTCCCTGAAACGAGAGGCTGAGCTCGTGCTACTCGATTTGGATGTAAGAAAAATGCCACACACCAGACTTTTAATAGGCATTTCCATTGGGAAAACTTTGACAAGCTGTCAAAACATCTCTATTGTTTCTGGACACTGTCTTAAATTCTTGAAACTCTGAAgacacattttgcatttttttcaaagccagaaatacatttttagagaGACATAAATGAGATGTGTCTCTGGGGAAATTAGGCCCTCATCTCTCATTGTGCTTCATTGTCagcatgtttgatgttttttttcccgtgCTTCTCAGAAATCTTTTTGTCAGCATGGCCGTGTATTTTCACACTGTGCTAATGCGTCTTTTCCTGTGAACTCAAAGCTAAAAGGATGAGCAGCAGTACTGATTCATCTCTTTTCACATGATCCAACACATGTCTGAATATTGTGTAGCTGCTGGTTTGATCACTTTTCTAAGAAGTGAGCTGGAAAGTCTGTGTAACAGAATAACTATATGCAAAGAATTTACTTCTCTGTCTTCACTGCAACTTTTTCTCAAACCAAAGACATTTGGAAAATGTGGAACTTTTCTGCTCATGATGTAAAAATCAACATGAACTTAAAAGTCATGTAATTAATATCCTCCATTTAATAATGTTGGCtaataattcaattcaattcaaaaatactttatttatcaacataatcctggttttgttaaagaattGTTATAGATGATGATTACTgtaggcaggaaggatctctcgtagcggtctgtcctgatatgtcctcagtcctggtgtcctcaaagagctccaTCAGGTGAGccttgctggcctcctgcggagccatgatggccgacCTCTGGAAAcacaggtcggtcttgaagtcctgggtgatcttccAGACCAGGCGCTGGGAGGGCAACTTCCAAATGAGCAGCTCgatggacttctggtagtaGTGGATCTCCCTGAAAGCCATGGTACCGGGCCTGTAGCGGTGAGACTTCTTCACTCCACCAGTGGCCGGCGTGTTCCTGCAGGCagctttggtggtgagctgcttcctgggagctttacctccagtggatttacGAGCAGTCttcttggttctggccatgactggacttcagggttctccaCGTTTAACACcgaagagtaaaagatgttaatcaacTGCTCccgattgtggaaaaaaaaaaaaaaaaaaaaaaaaagccaccttgttgttatgaTTACGCATCgtaacaaaaagtccaaaagcaaaaagttttcagtaaaaatgtttccagCTGCACAACATTTAATACCAGAGGAAATGTtcatccaaaaaagtgatttacatgactaaaaaaaagaggaatgaagttttcaaaagcaatatctcagagtgaatgtaacagagctactccaacatgcagccaccttgagcggtgCAATTCTAGAAGTCAATGTTATAAAATGTTATGTTAATAATGTTGCTAATAGTGCAACCAACAGTACTTTACTTAAAAACATAAGTATTACTTGATGTAATGCATATCAAGGATTTGAACTgaagtctttaaaataaacagattctgtcatttttaatgtaaagtaacaaaaaaccCTCCAAATATCTGATATAATTGGAATAATCAGTATTACAGGTATAATCCAGGTACAGGTACCAGTTCTGACATCAGATTTAATGTGACGACTTCCTAAATGGCAGGATAGGATTGTGCTACACTTCATTTTTTGATCATGTGGTCACATTTGACAATTTATAACAGCCTTCTGAGAAGATAAAAGCTTTTTCTCCTCTCGTTTTAACAAGAAGAATCGATAATCTAGCACGCTGAGCTATGTGATGGAGTTCACGTCATCTTTATGATTTGGTCGTGTGAAGATGAAATCATTGACGTGAACGCACAGATGATTTGTTTAACATACTGAAAGCAGCCAGCCAGAACCAAGTCCGCGGTTATGACCAGGACAGATAGTTGTTTTAACAGCAGGCGAGAGAACTTCAAACAAAGCAGGGTGGTGTCAGCTGGGGTGTAGATGTTTAAAACATCACTTCCTGCCAGGAGGCAACAAGGTCATTCTGGATGCATTCATTATTGATTCTCTTTTTCAGGAGAACACGTTCTTGTCTCAAACACAGTCTGTGAGTGAGTATCCTGTAAGTTTCTGAGATTTACCAAAAAGCGTTGCCCCTGAAGGCAACAATAACAtgatgaaaacagcaacaacaacagataaCATGTAGGAGAAACAGGAAACTTACGACTATATCCAAATGAAAACACGAGACACTAGAAGGACTCAGAGTGCGATCTGGATCATTATGTGGATCGCCACCAAAattcaacatttcctgaacatttcatccaaatatgttcattagtttttacctgatctttgctgctGGACAGATTTAACCGTAAACAGAACCTCATTGGTGGAAGAAACAAACGGGTCGGACGTAGGAGCAGAgacatgtttttaacaaagcGGGTACCTTTGACCCCATAAACCTTGAAATCAGCAGGCATCATCTtggacccatgaggtgtccagctgcagagttggagcacgGGACAATCTGtgaaccttgacctttgaccggatcaccaccaaaatctaatcagttgtttgttgttccatgtttgacgtttcccaaacattttattaaaatccgttcataacgatttgagtaatcttgtccacagacGGACGGACAGAAGCATggctgaatgaatgaacaacataaataaatcaataaactcatgctacaaaacagaaacacaaagaacccaAGCATGACATATACAGAAATTTGTGCaattgttttatagttttaaaatgtgagaaaCTGTTGATCCATAACAGCAACTTACTTTTAAACACTTAAATCGTTTTGACTCTGACTACTTCTCTTCATAGCTTAGAAGCATGTCAAAGGTGAGTCAAGCTTTTATTTCATACTAAGGCAGAAAACAGGTGggtgaattgaaaaaaaataaatgctaaatgtagccACACTTCAGTTTCAAACACCAAGAGGTGAAAACATCCTCTGCTCCCATCAGCTGGTCAAGACTAACTTCAGAAACACGAACAAAgcaaaggcaaacaaaaagcttAACAAAAAAGAATTACAGCGCAAAGCAAAAACCCTCTCAGAAATACTTTTTGCAAATGTCAAACGAGTCATTATTAAAACATCAGTAATTTCAGAAGATGATGGCTCCATCAGAACTTCCTCCTGGACTCAGAAATGAGACCTCGAGACAGAGATGACACAGACATAAGAGACGGATCGGGGCTAAAGGTGGGAGCTTTGGGGGTTAGACCAGGCTTCTGTGGAAAAGGAATGTTGAAACAGATGAGAGAGAGTCTTACATGAGCGGAATAACAATCAACTTATGGGAGGAAAAGTTGTAACGTGTGAGGAACGCTGAATTATTATGAAAATAAAGACGTCAGGGACCAACCACACAACTGTACGCTCCTTGGGAAGACTTTTGcctgtttgtgatttaaaacaatcaacattatctgttatttttcaaaataaatgtctttattcaTACCCCTATGCTACTTTTTAACACTATAAAGTCCTGACAAAATAAGCCTTCTGTGGTTCCAGCTCATACATGACTAGGCCCAGTCAACAGATGCTGACCTTTAGGAAGAGGTTCTGCTCCCCTTCAGTCAGTAATCCGGAGAGCACAATCCAAGCATGCAAATGAGAACATCGAAACCAGTGATGGAGCTCTGACATTCAATCCTCTGTGGACAATTTCATGAAGGGCATGAAACGTAACTGGAACTTATGCACACTTATGGATAAAAAAACCAAGACATTTGCCccatgttgttttataaataccTCGTTATGATTGATGTTCATATtctgatattattgtttatataaATGTGTTGCTCAGCAGCTGCACtgatgctgtgtttttgtgtaaagtGTTGTGCAAAAGATTTAAGCCAACcctaatttaaactaaacatcTAATAGACTCTGAACTGTctagaaaagtaaaaatgagaCATTATTGGTGCCCTAAAAGTCGATGTtctatatattaaaaaaaagaaacagtattAGTTAGCTAGTAGATGCTCTTTAGATTGACTGAAAAATATTCTGTCTATGATAAAGCTTTTaccataataaaaacagaatcagtaGCTACATTTTTGAATACTAAGCTTTAAATTAGTGCCATCGAGTTCTTATCTGGAAGATGTTCTGGCTTCGGATGCTCCTCTGCAATCATTACTTGGCtgaatttcttacttttttaatgtgtttaaaaccaTCAGATGCACTGTGCTGATGTAGCTTGAAGACAGCCGATATGGTAAGAAACATTTCACGGAAAGTACTACTCTTACATCCCAGAAACGAATTCAGTGAGTTAGGACAATTATAATAACTTTGCGTCACTAAGTTTAGCTGCAAACACCATCAGATTCTGTGAAGAACCTAACTGTCATGAAGACCACATAAGTAAAGGAAGATCAAGAGTTCCCTCCGCTGCAGAGAAGTTTGTTCGAGTTACCAGCCTCAGAAATTGCCAATAAACACCACCTCAGACTCAAGCCCACATCAGTGTTAGAGTTCAAGTCACAGACTCATCTCAACATTACTTCCAGGGATGAGGGTATGCAAATCAGGCCTTAATGAGCAAGCTGCTGCACCAAAACCACCACTGAAGGAGTCTGATAAGAAACAGAATTGCttgaaccaaataaaaaaaaaagaaggtgcaAATCATTCAAGTGGTTATGATGTAAGTAAAACTTCTGAAACTTGTAACGCTGCCAGTTTACCTGCAACGTGTCAGCATTTTACACCACTTTCTTTCCCTGCTATAGATGGCTCCGGATAAAACAAATCTGGCGTTTTAAGGAACTttttatctgaaacaaacatcggttttaaaaaacacagtcaGCAAAAGCAGGAATAAATGTCTTATAAATCACTAATCTGATTTTTAAGACTGCTAAAGTTTCCTCCAACAcctaaatctaaatattattaaCAAAGTGCACCGCAGGAAGCAGACACACGTGTTTCCCCTGCATTCATTTTTTGGGTtagatttttaatgtttagcataaaaaacaagtatttcaAGAGTTACCTCAggaccaaacaaacaaacaaaactttcttcATGTCATTGTGATTAAGGCTGCCAAGTGTTAGAGGCACAGGGAAATAAATTGAATTTGATAGCACTTTCCTGGCAAACTAATCAGGCATCTGTTTAATAACattgatctttaaaaacaattgaCTGCTTCTTGGCTGCACAAGCAAAGAGTACAGCACACATCGAATCCTCCATCTGCTGCATGAAGTCAGTCAGGAAACTTTCTCAATCctcatttgttttatgaatCCCAAAAACCCGATTAAATACTGATTCTACGTCATTTTAACATAAACTTCCTGCACagatatattttaatgttagGAAATATTACAacttccatttttaaaattgcttGTTATGTTTAAGAaccataaatataaatattgcaTGAATGCACTAACTCTGATTATCCTCTCTTAAGTGAACTTTAATACAGAAGATATTGAGGAGATTACATAAATATGATGGGGTGagatcatttaaaactttaaaaacaagcagtatcattttaaaatcatcctgaaaaccaaacaggacGGAAGCAGAGAGAATCCATGACTGGAGATATGTGctcatgttgttttaattacCAGTTAAAAGACGAGTTGATGCGTTCTGGACAGTTTGTTGGTGATGCAAAAAGTCCAAATTAGAggtaataaaagcatgaatcagTTTCTGAAGCTCTTTATTAAGAACATACGGCTTCAACTTGGTGATGAGGAAGAAACCTGGTGTCACAGCTGCAGTGATCTGTTAGCTGAAGGCGGGTTCGTCTCGTTTCAGGGTCCTCTCCTGTCTTAGTTAAGGACAGGGCAGAGGCTTTTCcaactttgtttttagttgtcaATTCAATAAAGTCACATTTCTCTCTTGTGTTTGATTTCAGCCTATAGAGCACAATCTTCAAATAGCACAAAAAATGCAGAGCTTTTTGTCAacatctttttcatttatgtctCCAACACTTTTCCTGGCCCtttttcctgctgtctttatcAAATCTTCACATTTGTTGACCTAAATTCATTCATGCTTCATATCTTGTTGACATCGTTTTAATCATTCagctctttataaaaaaaaagttcagcagAAGCTGTATGAACTCCTTTTCATTGAGTAGATGAAACCACTTCTAATTATCTAATTGTTGCTGATGAATAAAATTACGACAACTTCATAAGTCCCACTTTTGTAGAAGATAAGTCCCTCTTGACCTGATAGGGTTCGCCGATGATTTATTCAGTCGTCACTTTCTCAGAGAGGCCTGCCGAGCTGTGAGATCCAGGCGTGGAGGTTTGTCAGACCAGCGGTTCAGATAAAGTCGTGGAGGAAAAGCAGCTCATATCTCTTTGCAGATAAATGAACCTCTAGAAGCAATCTCCAACagtccacaaaacacagagCTTGAAATTTTGGCAGAAAATAGTCAAAAAGAGTGAAAATTAGAGCCTGGATCACCTTTGGATTTTTGGGATTGTTAAGATGCACCAAAGAAGAATCTATTCATCTTTTAATggacatcaaaacaaaataatgacaaaacacagggtcatttttttattttgctagtCTTGTTTTATATCCCAACTATTTCAAAGTTCTTGAAATGTTCTTGACTCGCTgaccttatttttaaaatgttccgATCATGTCAGCGTTGCAGGAAgcgtttattttattatgttctcCACGTCAAGGAGACACCCAGTTGCCGTATTAATTTACAGACAGTAAATTAAACtgttattgtctgttttataGAGACAGCGCACAGTTGGAAGTTCAAGAGGTGGCAAATTTAGaaacaagcaaagaaacagcacataaaactgcaaaaatataCAGAAGTCTTCAGAACCCTTCTAGTgccagctaaaaaaaaaaaaaaaatctcatggaAATTGATTCTCTCAGTCTATAAACTGTGCCCCGGATTTTTACAAATCCATGGGTACAGTTTGCAAAGCAAGGACACAGATTACAAGCTCATACGGACAGATTATAAACGGAAAGCACAGTTTATGAAATGAAAGAAGACATTTCAGCAAAGCTTTACTTTTTGTCTGCAGCCGGTCTCAGACTCTGTGGAAAACCAccgtttgaaaaacaaaacagtgaaatatTGTAAATACAAAACAGTCATTGATGATTAGTTTCTCTTCGCTGACTAAGACTAAATCTTTACGGCTGGATTTAAACACTGAGCTGCAAATGTTGACATATATTTTAATTCTGGACCCCATTTGGGATTCCAGAAATTGAAGCTAGAAAGGGAACAAACTTCTTATAGGCCGGATTCAGTCATAAACATATAATAATAGATCACACACATATAATATATGCTCttaacaaatttatttacaaattgtTGCGTTTGTGTAACTCAAAGAAGCTCAAGTTTTATTCTGCTAACAGCATGAAACAAGCCTGCATGTTCTGAAAGGAATTTGTGGAAGATTCATACAAGTTTACACATCAGGAAGAAGTTAGAGTCTGTAGGGGGTCTCTTTGGTCCTTCTGGAGCTTTGACCTAAACTAAATATGgatatattatttaaatttagaacCACGTagggaaaacaataaaatatatggaAAGATATGGTGAGCCATTCTGAtaacacaaataattaaaagttaCAGCTTtgcttttgataaaaaaaacttaaagtaaataaaggaTTCTGCTTTTAGGAGAGGACATTTATCACATCACTGTTAAATATTCAACAAACTGGactatttttttagtttacaaaGTGGAATACTTTGATTAAATTACCATAGGTCTGCATGGTTCAGTGTTTAGATTTTACCATAGATGTCTACACaagaaaatgttacttttttaagaagagtttggtctttttctttgttctaaAATAGTTATTTTGACACCAATAAGTTTAGGGTTTAGATTTACCTTTAGGCATCTTATTAATCCAGACCAGTTATTATGCAGGACTTGCAGAAAGGAAAATTAAAGTCTGAGTGTAAAAAGCTTTACAGCAGAAACTTTATGCACTAAAACCCTAATTTTGCAATTTCTCCAACCCTAACTTGCATTTTTAACCCTTAATTGtgaattacaaaattaaaagaactgAAGGAAACATCTGGGAGGGATCTCAGCTCTTCAGGATGACTTTATACGGTAAAGTGCTGCTCATAGAGAAGGTTGTAAAATAGATCCACTTTGCTTCTGCATGCATGCAGTGGAAGACTGATGACATCTTCCAGAAATTGTCTCAGCTCAGCGACACACTGAGGCTTTATGCAAATGATCACGGTCGCTCATTACATCATGTCTAACACCAACAGATgatttttgttcctttcagtTCCACGAATAGATTCTATTTCAAGAAATACAATGCCATTACACCTCaaggttaataaaaatgttatctgTCAAAATCACTGAAAGAGATTTACATTCACCCGTCAAATGAGCACGCACATTTCCTGCAGAGTTAATTTAAGAGACAAGAACATCCACTCTGTATGCAAGACTCCACATTCTCATCCTATGAGTCGGAATTATAggcatttaaataataaaatttattgAGAGCAGGGGAAGTTGGAAAGATGCTACtaaacagaacataaaaccTGAAGTAACTTTGTCACACTTTTTACTTACAGTGTGCAGCTCTGCAGTGTCTGGGTGTAAATGTTAATTTGTGAGAAAAGGGCAACTTCATGAAAATCACCACAAGAGGTGAACTTCTCATACTGGCTGAGAGCCATCACATGGCTTCAGGGAGAAAAGTGAAATGATGCTGACAGCACAActcagacacattttttttttttttaatccctcgCACAACTTCTTACTGTCGTGAAGTAATTAGGGGCAGTTTCAACTCGGTGGTAGGAAGGTTGTCTTCCAGCTGGAGGGTTTGATCCCAGCTCCTGCAGCGTGCACGGTAAGAAACAAAGTTTGAGAGCTGTTTAAATCACAATTACTTTATCTAAAGCTTTAAGTTCATTTTTAGCAGTCAAAATAATCAGGTTTTGTTGTATTGAAGCAAAGATATTAAAGCAACTTCATGCAAATTACATCCAATTAAaccactttgtttaaaaagctctaTTCCTT
This genomic stretch from Kryptolebias marmoratus isolate JLee-2015 linkage group LG6, ASM164957v2, whole genome shotgun sequence harbors:
- the LOC108244285 gene encoding histone H3.3C-like translates to MARTKKTARKSTGGKAPRKQLTTKAACRNTPATGGVKKSHRYRPGTMAFREIHYYQKSIELLIWKLPSQRLVWKITQDFKTDLCFQRSAIMAPQEASKAHLMELFEDT